The Montipora foliosa isolate CH-2021 chromosome 1, ASM3666993v2, whole genome shotgun sequence genome has a window encoding:
- the LOC138011829 gene encoding adenosine receptor A3-like, with translation MEDHTNLQAIFIANFILNIFFALAAIVLNSVTIHAIRRTYALTKPQRTLLLSLSISDLSVGLAATPAFAMLLAIVLEARLSGNAVASYALKISSFIADLSLYASMLGVLALSVDGFLAVHVHLRYGEIVTHKRVLAGVIIIWVVSTVLSVSNLWISIAIRPQLHFNTAFILPCVVTTAILHYKIHSIVLRHRNAINGQLDIAQDQQETLANMERQKLSVKGTFYIYLACLVLYLPRACICAALIKYHKNTVLLILYVFSLTFWFLSSCLNPLIYCWKLRHIRHAVVEILRKTFLKATTDTEEGAP, from the coding sequence ATGGAAGACCATACGAATCTACAGGCGATATTCATTGCAAACTTcatcttaaatattttttttgctttggctGCGATCGTCTTGAACAGTGTTACAATTCACGCGATAAGGAGAACTTATGCGTTAACAAAACCTCAGCGGACATTGCTGTTAAGTCTCTCCATCTCTGATCTCAGTGTTGGTTTGGCGGCTACACCCGCTTTCGCCATGTTGCTTGCCATTGTGTTAGAAGCAAGACTAAGTGGAAATGCAGTAGCTTCTTACGCACTCAAGATTTCTTCTTTTATTGCAGATCTTAGTTTGTACGCTTCAATGTTAGGTGTGTTGGCTTTAAGTGTTGACGGATTCTTGGCCGTTCATGTTCACCTCAGATACGGAGAGATAGTGACTCATAAGCGAGTTCTTGCCGGGGTCATCATAATTTGGGTTGTTAGTACAGTTCTTTCGGTATCTAATTTGTGGATCAGCATTGCAATCAGACCTCAGTTGCACTTTAATACAGCTTTTATTCTTCCGTGTGTCGTAACTACGGCAATTCTTCACTACAAGATACATTCAATCGTGCTTCGCCATAGAAATGCAATTAATGGTCAACTAGACATCGCACAAGATCAACAAGAAACATTGGCCAACATGGAGCGACAAAAACTGTCAGTGAAAGGCACTTTCTACATTTATCTTGCGTGTTTGGTTTTATATTTGCCACGCGCTTGCATTTGTGCTGCTCTTATAAAATATCATAAAAACACTGTTTTATTGATCTTGTATGTTTTTTCGCTAACATTCTGGTTTCTGAGTTCATGTTTAAATCCGTTAATTTATTGTTGGAAGTTGAGGCACATTCGACATGCTGTTGTGGAAATTCTGCGAAAGACATTTTTGAAAGCTACAACAGACACCGAAGAGGGAGCTCCTTAG